In Anomaloglossus baeobatrachus isolate aAnoBae1 chromosome 3, aAnoBae1.hap1, whole genome shotgun sequence, one genomic interval encodes:
- the LOC142297076 gene encoding fucolectin-like, with amino-acid sequence MMFLLTFVILWISVSGGTDQPADSVNQEEVPSKIEDQKLENSKYGHKYENLALRGRATQSSIYKDGNYGYMAMAINAIDGNLNTNYHHGSCSHTNNDWSPWWRVDLLKSYRISHIIITNRQDCCAERLLGTEILVGDSLSDDGNNNPRCALVRIIPPGGSQTFYCHNMVGRYVNIILRGRKEYLHLCEVQVFGAAVH; translated from the exons CTGCAGATAGTGTGAATCAGGAGGAAGTTCCTTCAAAGATTGAAGACCAAAAATTGGAAAACTCCAAGTACGGACATAAAT ATGAGAACCTCGCACTTCGTGGTCGGGCTACTCAGTCTTCGATTTATAAAGATGGGAATTATGGCTATATGGCAATGGCAATAAATGCAATAGATGGAAACCTGAACACAAATTATCATCACGGATCCTGTTCTCACACAAACAATGACTGGTCTCCCTGGTGGAGGGTGGACTTGCTGAAGTCTTACAGAATCAGCCACATAATCATCACGAACAGGCAGGACTGCTGTGCAGAACGGTTGCTTGGTACAGAAATCCTTGTTGGAGACTCCTTGTCCGACGACGGCAACAATAATCCAAG GTGTGCGCTGGTGAGGATAATTCCACCTGGAGGATCTCAAACCTTCTATTGCCACAATATGGTTGGGAGATACGTGAACATCATTTTGCGTGGAAGAAAGGAATATCTTCATCTGTGCGAAGTTCAGGTTTTTGGAGCTGCTGTCCACTGA